The Salvelinus namaycush isolate Seneca chromosome 28, SaNama_1.0, whole genome shotgun sequence genome contains a region encoding:
- the LOC120023097 gene encoding pleckstrin homology domain-containing family G member 3-like isoform X2, with translation MPEESHSTLHKGPMGEESPRLYSAVSVSGCHERPDGYSQLCADPSEGEAKRPVSLVSTLSSGSSRDSHSLYGSTTALPSTPPPPSREDIDLELSPAKGAREQPQAQLQGLYQGGTRDQWRSHSQTRSQSNTSNRRAFAPPTPTSPFATEAMAPNPKLSYVDRVVMEIIETERMYVRDLRSIVEDYLAHIIDMDNLPIQPDQVSSLFGNIEDIYEFNSELLQSLDMCENDPVAVARCFVDKSDDFEIYTQYCTNYPNSVGALTDCMRSKTLAKFFSDRQASLKRSLPLGSYLLKPVQRILKYHLLLQEIAKHFDPDEEGYEVVQEAIDTMTGVAWYINDMKRKHEHSVRLQEIQSLLINWKGPDLTTFGELVLEGTFQVQRAKNTRMLFLFDKMLLITKKRGEHYVYKTHISCSTLMLLDSAKDPLHFSVIHFKHPKQPHTVQAKTVEEKRLWAHHIKRLILENHHTIVPQKAKEAILEKDSLNPGSGRYRYSPERLKKAVSCQAEDFPAEGRHGRRRSAILKHADSEGALLGDRRSLQPSASVGMLGSSLGKPKAKRPSVQEDLSPSDGEDPRPGSPPLQRGTEQEEEKGEINMDDILMEDDQVADFASSMLAAISCWHYRARALLSARFTTDEEHCEVVDEKRPMGARLDTSAQEISEMATVEAFTDQVYVKEVLPQSSAPKVVVMEESDENPLLYTEPDALPTLLPRQLETSQTPELEKRKEERYKEGEEKESDCSAHQQDEINSSSATNGECSELEEDGAVRTEPSSILPASVLDQASVIAEHFVSSLSRRGSLVVSEELRSLGCPSPQPGSRSSSNPCLSTMLQEKAQTLVNSTPEPPLLLEANTSTPDPRPDHLMEVEHQFTLSKQDRILIHKIRRYYEHAEHQDASFSITRRESLSYIPAGLVRHLSRQLNGKDQAVPGHRRSSPNIRPTFWSAFDLPGIEKEQRTNNTPVLEPQRAADPKPRSQSVNDAPVGDEEEFFRPSSDMVQVWQEIDVNGTFEEPKGSNSTEEIFHPRSHLSRKGGTSRDSPEAEYIEPMRILEESDTGSVSKESPVPLPVIITPDPFSGHESCQNKIPKSWESGGVSSAPIPRIISLCSEVDEDLILQDMEKMKNKVFQLARQYSQRIKNSRPVVRQRNREAEKHLAPKNLPAVYEEKVQKRDWGRANLMLSLNSYEQVVVHELRTPSPAPSLSSGASSQVTSPCPNGPPSPVQTEIFHWPHVQELRSKYTDPRLDPGSSHASPVSRSYSVPERMESCTEGCSTSWSPAGYSSSCNGSTEMNSALTDSLETTSSMAHRGVGSVGKAKPQPPLCRWNSLDHMLGTLPLHELQNLQVPTRSCCVAGQTTLPNENKVIIVERVPGARPVETGGKESVEEEGAKGKGQLKILKNLDYQYCAKGSPLTSGKNTEGSLVKNLRVKFQNLGSTHEHLKTVKTMPI, from the exons AATCTCCTCGGTTGTACTCTGCCGTCTCCGTCAGTGGTTGTCATGAGCGACCAGACGGCTACAGCCAGCTGTGTGCTGACCCTTCGGAGGGAGAGGCTAAGCGTCCAGTGAGCCTGGTGTCCACTCTGTCCTCTGGCTCCTCCAGGGACAGCCACAGCCTCTACGGCAGTACCACGGCCCTCCCCTCCACACCACCTCCCCCCAGTAGAGAGGACATTGACCTGGAGCTCAGCCCTGCAAAGGGAGCCAGGGAGCAGCCACAGGCCCAGCTGCAGGGCCTCTACCAGGGGGGGACCAGAGACCAGTGGCGGAGCCACAGTCAAACCAGGTCCCAGTCCAACACCTCCAACAGGAGAGCTTTTGCACCTCCGACCCCAACCTCACCCTTTGCCACTGAAGCCATGGCGCCCAACCCCAAGCTCAGCTACGTGGACCGTGTGGTCATGGAGATCATTGAGACGGAGCGCATGTATGTTAGGGACCTTCGCAGCATCGTGGAG GATTACCTGGCTCACATCATAGACATGGACAACCTTCCCATTCAACCAGACCAGGTTTCTTCCTTGTTTGGGAATATAGAGGACATCTATGAGTTTAACAG TGAGCTGCTGCAGTCTCTGGACATGTGTGAAAATGACCCTGTGGCTGTGGCCAGATGCTTCGTAGATAAG agTGACGATTTTGAGATCTACACGCAGTACTGCACAAACTATCCCAA cTCTGTGGGTGCACTGACAGACTGCATGAGGAGTAAGACCCTGGCCAAGTTCTTCAGCGATCGCCAGGCCTCTCTCAAGCGTTCTCTCCCCCTGGGCTCCTACCTACTCAAACCTGTCCAGAGGATCCTCAAATACCACCTGCTTCTGCAG GAGATTGCTAAGCACTTTGACCCTGATGAGGAGGGCTATGAGGTGGTACAGGAGGCCATCGACACCATGACCGGGGTGGCCTGGTACATCAATGACATGAAGAGGAAACACGAGCACTCTGTCAGGCTGCAG gagatCCAGTCTCTCCTGATCAACTGGAAGGGTCCTGACCTCACTACATTTGGAGAGCTGGTCCTGGAGGGAACTTTCCAGGTACAACGTGCCAAGAATACCAGGATGCTGTTCCTCTTCGACAAGATGCTCCTCATCAccaagaagagaggagagcactACGTCTACAAGACCCACATCTCG TGCTCAACTCTGATGCTGCTTGACAGTGCCAAGGACCCCCTGCACTTCAGTGTGATCCACTTCAAGCATCCCAAGCAGCCTCACACTGTGCAG GCCAAGACTGTAGAGGAGAAGCGCCTCTGGGCTCATCATATCAAGAGGCTGATTCTAGAGAACCACCACACCATCGTCCCACAGAAG GCAAAAGAGGCCATCCTGGAAAAGGATTCTCTCA ACCCAGGATCAGGGAGGTACCGTTACAGCCCAGAGAGGCTGAAGAAGGCTGTATCCTGCCAGGCTGAAGACTTCCCTGCAGAAGGACGGCACGGACGCAGGAGATCAG CCATTCTGAAG CATGCAGACAGTGAAGGTGCTCTGCTGGGGGACAGGCGTTCCCTGCAACCCTCTGCTAGTGTCGGTATGCTGGGCTCCAGTCTTGGCAAGCCCAAGGCTAAGAGGCCTAGTGTACAGGAGGACCTAAGTCCCAGTGATGGTGAGGACCCTAGGCCAGGGTCCCCGCCCCTCCAGAGGGGCActgagcaggaggaggagaagggggagattAACATGGATGATATTCTGATGGAGGACGACCAGGTAGCCGACTTTGCCAGCTCTATGCTGGCAGCCATCTCCTGCTGGCACTATAGGGCCAGGGCTTTGCTTTCCGCTCGGTTCACAACG GATGAAGAACACTGTGAGGTTGTAGATGAGAAGAGACCAATGGGGGCGAGGTTGGATACATCAGCCCAGGAGATCAGTGAAATGGCTACAGTGGAGGCCTTCACTGACCAG GTGTATGTGAAGGAGGTGCTTCCTCAAAGCAGTGCTCCTAAGGTAGTGGTGATGGAAGAGAGTGACGAGAACCCACTCCTATACACAGAGCCTGATGCCTTGCCCACCCTGCTTCCCAGACAGCTTGAGACATCTCAGACACCGGAACTTgagaagaggaaagaggaaaggtacaaagaaggagaagagaaggagagtgacTGCTCTGCCCACCAACAGGATGAGATTAACTCCTCATCAGCGACCAATGGAGAGTGTTCAGAGTTGGAGGAGGATGGGGCGGTGCGGACTGAGCCCAGCAGCATTCTACCTGCCTCTGTGTTGGACCAGGCCAGTGTAATTGCTGAGCATTTTGTCAGCAGCCTGTCCCGGAGAGGCAGCCTGGTGGTCTCAGAGGAGCTGCGTTCCCTGGGCTGCCCCTCACCTCAGCCgggcagcaggagcagcagcaacCCCTGTCTGAGCACCATGCTCCAGGAGAAGGCGCAGACTCTGGTCAACTCCACCCCAGAGCCCCCACTGCTCCTGGAGGCCAACACCTCAACGCCTGACCCTAGACCAGACCATCTCATGGAGGTGGAGCACCAGTTCACTCTCTCCAAGCAAGACCGGATACTCATCCACAAGATCAGGAGGTACTACGAACATGCTGAGCACCAGGACGCCAGCTTCAGCATCACACGCAGGGAGAGCCTGTCCTATATCCCTGCAGGCCTGGTCAGACACCTGAGCCGGCAGCTTAACGGCAAGGACCAGGCGGTTCCAGGGCACCGGAGGAGCTCCCCGAACATCCGGCCCACCTTTTGGTCAGCTTTTGACCTTCCTGGCATAGAAAAAGAGCAGAGGACTAATAATACCCCTGTGCTGGAGCCACAGAGAGCTGCAGACCCAAAGCCCAGGTCCCAGAGTGTCAATGATGCTCCTGTTGGAGATGAGGAAGAGTTCTTCAGACCCTCCTCGGACATGGTCCAAGTGTGGCAAGAGATAGATGTCAATGGGACCTTTGAGGAACCCAAGGGTTCCAATAGTACAGAGGAAATTTTCCATCCCAGATCACATCTATCCCGGAAGGGGGGAACCAGCAGAGATAGCCCTGAAGCTGAGTACATCGAGCCCATGAGGATCCTGGAGGAGTCAGACACGGGCAGTGTCTCAAAGGAATCCCCAGTCCCATTACCTGTCATAATCACCCCAGACCCCTTCTCAGGGCATGAGTCCTGCCAGAATAAGATTCCCAAGTCCTGGGAGAGTGGCGGGGTCAGTAGCGCTCCCATCCCCAGGATAATCAGTCTGTGTTCAGAGGTAGATGAGGACCTGATCCTGCAGGACATGGAGAAGATGAAGAACAAGGTGTTCCAGCTGGCCCGCCAGTACAGCCAGCGCATCAAGAACAGCAGGCCTGTGGTGAGGCAGAGGAACAGGGAAGCTGAGAAACACCTTGCCCCCAAGAACCTGCCAGCTGTCTACGAGGAGAAGGTCcaaaagagagactggg GTAGAGCTAACCTGATGCTGTCACTCAACTCTTATGAGCAAGTGGTCGTGCATGAGCTGAGGACCCCAAGCCCAGCCCCAAGCCTCAGTTCTGGGGCCAGCTCACAGGTTACGTCCCCTTGTCCCAACGGTCCTCCGAGCCCAGTGCAGACAGAGATTTTCCACTGGCCACATGTCCAGGAGCTGCGCTCTAAATACACTGACCCCAGGCTGGACCCGGGTTCCTCCCATGCCTCACCTGTCAGCCGTAGCTACTCCGTCCCTGAGAGGATGGAGAGTTGCACTGAGGGGTGCAGCACCTCATGGAGCCCTGCTGGCTATTCATCCAGCTGCAACGGCTCCACAGAAATGAACAGTGCCCTAACAGACTCCCTTGAGACTACGTCATCCATGGCCCACCGGGGTGTGGGCTCTGTGGGGAAGGCTAAGCCCCAGCCCCCGCTGTGTAGGTGGAACTCTTTGGATCACATGCTGGGAACACTGCCTCTACATGAACTGCAAAACCTCCAGGTGCCCACGAGGAGCTGTTGCGTGGCTGGTCAGACCACCCTGCCCAACGAGAACAAGGTAATTATAGTGGAGAGGGTTCCTGGCGCAAGGCCTGTGGAGActggagggaaggagagtgtaGAGGAGGAAGGCGCTAAAGGAAAGGGCCAACTCAAAATCCTGAAAAACCTCGACTACCAGTACTGTGCCAAAGGGTCTCCACTGACTTCAGGCAAAAATACTGAGGGTAGTCTGGTAAAAAACTTACGGGTGAAATTCCAGAACTTGGGTTCAACACATGAACACTTGAAAACTGTGAAGACCATGCCTATTTGA
- the LOC120023097 gene encoding pleckstrin homology domain-containing family G member 3-like isoform X3, producing the protein MPEESHSTLHKGPMGEESPRLYSAVSVSGCHERPDGYSQLCADPSEGEAKRPVSLVSTLSSGSSRDSHSLYGSTTALPSTPPPPSREDIDLELSPAKGAREQPQAQLQGLYQGGTRDQWRSHSQTRSQSNTSNRRAFAPPTPTSPFATEAMAPNPKLSYVDRVVMEIIETERMYVRDLRSIVEDYLAHIIDMDNLPIQPDQVSSLFGNIEDIYEFNSELLQSLDMCENDPVAVARCFVDKSDDFEIYTQYCTNYPNSVGALTDCMRSKTLAKFFSDRQASLKRSLPLGSYLLKPVQRILKYHLLLQEIAKHFDPDEEGYEVVQEAIDTMTGVAWYINDMKRKHEHSVRLQEIQSLLINWKGPDLTTFGELVLEGTFQVQRAKNTRMLFLFDKMLLITKKRGEHYVYKTHISCSTLMLLDSAKDPLHFSVIHFKHPKQPHTVQAKTVEEKRLWAHHIKRLILENHHTIVPQKAKEAILEKDSLNPGSGRYRYSPERLKKAVSCQAEDFPAEGRHGRRRSEPAKQIVRTTKAILKHADSEGALLGDRRSLQPSASVGMLGSSLGKPKAKRPSVQEDLSPSDGEDPRPGSPPLQRGTEQEEEKGEINMDDILMEDDQDEEHCEVVDEKRPMGARLDTSAQEISEMATVEAFTDQVYVKEVLPQSSAPKVVVMEESDENPLLYTEPDALPTLLPRQLETSQTPELEKRKEERYKEGEEKESDCSAHQQDEINSSSATNGECSELEEDGAVRTEPSSILPASVLDQASVIAEHFVSSLSRRGSLVVSEELRSLGCPSPQPGSRSSSNPCLSTMLQEKAQTLVNSTPEPPLLLEANTSTPDPRPDHLMEVEHQFTLSKQDRILIHKIRRYYEHAEHQDASFSITRRESLSYIPAGLVRHLSRQLNGKDQAVPGHRRSSPNIRPTFWSAFDLPGIEKEQRTNNTPVLEPQRAADPKPRSQSVNDAPVGDEEEFFRPSSDMVQVWQEIDVNGTFEEPKGSNSTEEIFHPRSHLSRKGGTSRDSPEAEYIEPMRILEESDTGSVSKESPVPLPVIITPDPFSGHESCQNKIPKSWESGGVSSAPIPRIISLCSEVDEDLILQDMEKMKNKVFQLARQYSQRIKNSRPVVRQRNREAEKHLAPKNLPAVYEEKVQKRDWGRANLMLSLNSYEQVVVHELRTPSPAPSLSSGASSQVTSPCPNGPPSPVQTEIFHWPHVQELRSKYTDPRLDPGSSHASPVSRSYSVPERMESCTEGCSTSWSPAGYSSSCNGSTEMNSALTDSLETTSSMAHRGVGSVGKAKPQPPLCRWNSLDHMLGTLPLHELQNLQVPTRSCCVAGQTTLPNENKVIIVERVPGARPVETGGKESVEEEGAKGKGQLKILKNLDYQYCAKGSPLTSGKNTEGSLVKNLRVKFQNLGSTHEHLKTVKTMPI; encoded by the exons AATCTCCTCGGTTGTACTCTGCCGTCTCCGTCAGTGGTTGTCATGAGCGACCAGACGGCTACAGCCAGCTGTGTGCTGACCCTTCGGAGGGAGAGGCTAAGCGTCCAGTGAGCCTGGTGTCCACTCTGTCCTCTGGCTCCTCCAGGGACAGCCACAGCCTCTACGGCAGTACCACGGCCCTCCCCTCCACACCACCTCCCCCCAGTAGAGAGGACATTGACCTGGAGCTCAGCCCTGCAAAGGGAGCCAGGGAGCAGCCACAGGCCCAGCTGCAGGGCCTCTACCAGGGGGGGACCAGAGACCAGTGGCGGAGCCACAGTCAAACCAGGTCCCAGTCCAACACCTCCAACAGGAGAGCTTTTGCACCTCCGACCCCAACCTCACCCTTTGCCACTGAAGCCATGGCGCCCAACCCCAAGCTCAGCTACGTGGACCGTGTGGTCATGGAGATCATTGAGACGGAGCGCATGTATGTTAGGGACCTTCGCAGCATCGTGGAG GATTACCTGGCTCACATCATAGACATGGACAACCTTCCCATTCAACCAGACCAGGTTTCTTCCTTGTTTGGGAATATAGAGGACATCTATGAGTTTAACAG TGAGCTGCTGCAGTCTCTGGACATGTGTGAAAATGACCCTGTGGCTGTGGCCAGATGCTTCGTAGATAAG agTGACGATTTTGAGATCTACACGCAGTACTGCACAAACTATCCCAA cTCTGTGGGTGCACTGACAGACTGCATGAGGAGTAAGACCCTGGCCAAGTTCTTCAGCGATCGCCAGGCCTCTCTCAAGCGTTCTCTCCCCCTGGGCTCCTACCTACTCAAACCTGTCCAGAGGATCCTCAAATACCACCTGCTTCTGCAG GAGATTGCTAAGCACTTTGACCCTGATGAGGAGGGCTATGAGGTGGTACAGGAGGCCATCGACACCATGACCGGGGTGGCCTGGTACATCAATGACATGAAGAGGAAACACGAGCACTCTGTCAGGCTGCAG gagatCCAGTCTCTCCTGATCAACTGGAAGGGTCCTGACCTCACTACATTTGGAGAGCTGGTCCTGGAGGGAACTTTCCAGGTACAACGTGCCAAGAATACCAGGATGCTGTTCCTCTTCGACAAGATGCTCCTCATCAccaagaagagaggagagcactACGTCTACAAGACCCACATCTCG TGCTCAACTCTGATGCTGCTTGACAGTGCCAAGGACCCCCTGCACTTCAGTGTGATCCACTTCAAGCATCCCAAGCAGCCTCACACTGTGCAG GCCAAGACTGTAGAGGAGAAGCGCCTCTGGGCTCATCATATCAAGAGGCTGATTCTAGAGAACCACCACACCATCGTCCCACAGAAG GCAAAAGAGGCCATCCTGGAAAAGGATTCTCTCA ACCCAGGATCAGGGAGGTACCGTTACAGCCCAGAGAGGCTGAAGAAGGCTGTATCCTGCCAGGCTGAAGACTTCCCTGCAGAAGGACGGCACGGACGCAGGAGATCAG aACCAGCGAAACAGATTGTGAGGACAACCAAAG CCATTCTGAAG CATGCAGACAGTGAAGGTGCTCTGCTGGGGGACAGGCGTTCCCTGCAACCCTCTGCTAGTGTCGGTATGCTGGGCTCCAGTCTTGGCAAGCCCAAGGCTAAGAGGCCTAGTGTACAGGAGGACCTAAGTCCCAGTGATGGTGAGGACCCTAGGCCAGGGTCCCCGCCCCTCCAGAGGGGCActgagcaggaggaggagaagggggagattAACATGGATGATATTCTGATGGAGGACGACCAG GATGAAGAACACTGTGAGGTTGTAGATGAGAAGAGACCAATGGGGGCGAGGTTGGATACATCAGCCCAGGAGATCAGTGAAATGGCTACAGTGGAGGCCTTCACTGACCAG GTGTATGTGAAGGAGGTGCTTCCTCAAAGCAGTGCTCCTAAGGTAGTGGTGATGGAAGAGAGTGACGAGAACCCACTCCTATACACAGAGCCTGATGCCTTGCCCACCCTGCTTCCCAGACAGCTTGAGACATCTCAGACACCGGAACTTgagaagaggaaagaggaaaggtacaaagaaggagaagagaaggagagtgacTGCTCTGCCCACCAACAGGATGAGATTAACTCCTCATCAGCGACCAATGGAGAGTGTTCAGAGTTGGAGGAGGATGGGGCGGTGCGGACTGAGCCCAGCAGCATTCTACCTGCCTCTGTGTTGGACCAGGCCAGTGTAATTGCTGAGCATTTTGTCAGCAGCCTGTCCCGGAGAGGCAGCCTGGTGGTCTCAGAGGAGCTGCGTTCCCTGGGCTGCCCCTCACCTCAGCCgggcagcaggagcagcagcaacCCCTGTCTGAGCACCATGCTCCAGGAGAAGGCGCAGACTCTGGTCAACTCCACCCCAGAGCCCCCACTGCTCCTGGAGGCCAACACCTCAACGCCTGACCCTAGACCAGACCATCTCATGGAGGTGGAGCACCAGTTCACTCTCTCCAAGCAAGACCGGATACTCATCCACAAGATCAGGAGGTACTACGAACATGCTGAGCACCAGGACGCCAGCTTCAGCATCACACGCAGGGAGAGCCTGTCCTATATCCCTGCAGGCCTGGTCAGACACCTGAGCCGGCAGCTTAACGGCAAGGACCAGGCGGTTCCAGGGCACCGGAGGAGCTCCCCGAACATCCGGCCCACCTTTTGGTCAGCTTTTGACCTTCCTGGCATAGAAAAAGAGCAGAGGACTAATAATACCCCTGTGCTGGAGCCACAGAGAGCTGCAGACCCAAAGCCCAGGTCCCAGAGTGTCAATGATGCTCCTGTTGGAGATGAGGAAGAGTTCTTCAGACCCTCCTCGGACATGGTCCAAGTGTGGCAAGAGATAGATGTCAATGGGACCTTTGAGGAACCCAAGGGTTCCAATAGTACAGAGGAAATTTTCCATCCCAGATCACATCTATCCCGGAAGGGGGGAACCAGCAGAGATAGCCCTGAAGCTGAGTACATCGAGCCCATGAGGATCCTGGAGGAGTCAGACACGGGCAGTGTCTCAAAGGAATCCCCAGTCCCATTACCTGTCATAATCACCCCAGACCCCTTCTCAGGGCATGAGTCCTGCCAGAATAAGATTCCCAAGTCCTGGGAGAGTGGCGGGGTCAGTAGCGCTCCCATCCCCAGGATAATCAGTCTGTGTTCAGAGGTAGATGAGGACCTGATCCTGCAGGACATGGAGAAGATGAAGAACAAGGTGTTCCAGCTGGCCCGCCAGTACAGCCAGCGCATCAAGAACAGCAGGCCTGTGGTGAGGCAGAGGAACAGGGAAGCTGAGAAACACCTTGCCCCCAAGAACCTGCCAGCTGTCTACGAGGAGAAGGTCcaaaagagagactggg GTAGAGCTAACCTGATGCTGTCACTCAACTCTTATGAGCAAGTGGTCGTGCATGAGCTGAGGACCCCAAGCCCAGCCCCAAGCCTCAGTTCTGGGGCCAGCTCACAGGTTACGTCCCCTTGTCCCAACGGTCCTCCGAGCCCAGTGCAGACAGAGATTTTCCACTGGCCACATGTCCAGGAGCTGCGCTCTAAATACACTGACCCCAGGCTGGACCCGGGTTCCTCCCATGCCTCACCTGTCAGCCGTAGCTACTCCGTCCCTGAGAGGATGGAGAGTTGCACTGAGGGGTGCAGCACCTCATGGAGCCCTGCTGGCTATTCATCCAGCTGCAACGGCTCCACAGAAATGAACAGTGCCCTAACAGACTCCCTTGAGACTACGTCATCCATGGCCCACCGGGGTGTGGGCTCTGTGGGGAAGGCTAAGCCCCAGCCCCCGCTGTGTAGGTGGAACTCTTTGGATCACATGCTGGGAACACTGCCTCTACATGAACTGCAAAACCTCCAGGTGCCCACGAGGAGCTGTTGCGTGGCTGGTCAGACCACCCTGCCCAACGAGAACAAGGTAATTATAGTGGAGAGGGTTCCTGGCGCAAGGCCTGTGGAGActggagggaaggagagtgtaGAGGAGGAAGGCGCTAAAGGAAAGGGCCAACTCAAAATCCTGAAAAACCTCGACTACCAGTACTGTGCCAAAGGGTCTCCACTGACTTCAGGCAAAAATACTGAGGGTAGTCTGGTAAAAAACTTACGGGTGAAATTCCAGAACTTGGGTTCAACACATGAACACTTGAAAACTGTGAAGACCATGCCTATTTGA